The following proteins come from a genomic window of Anaerobutyricum hallii:
- the mobV gene encoding MobV family relaxase, with the protein MPYAILRFQKRKAGGVAACERHNERKKEAYKSNPDIDMERSKNNYHLIAPPKYTYKKEINRMVAEAGCRTRKDSVMMVETLITASPEFMNQLPPEEQKAYFQTALDFISERVGKQNILSAVVHMDERTPHMHLCFVPITPDNKLSAKAILGNQKSLSEWQTAYHERMSSRWNQLERGQSSMETKRKHVPTWLYKLGGRLDKQYEEIVSALSDINAFNAGKKRDKALDLLSAWLPDVEKFSKEIGKQQAYIDSLKERIGQESDYAGRMRDEKYEQELKVQKANQKIFELQRTNEQMGRLLSKIPPEVLEELQKNHRSRAKER; encoded by the coding sequence ATGCCTTATGCAATCCTGCGTTTCCAGAAACGAAAAGCGGGCGGCGTTGCGGCTTGTGAACGCCACAACGAGCGGAAGAAAGAAGCCTACAAAAGCAACCCAGATATAGATATGGAACGCTCTAAAAACAATTACCATCTCATAGCACCACCAAAGTACACCTACAAGAAAGAGATTAACCGCATGGTAGCCGAAGCGGGGTGCAGGACAAGGAAAGACAGCGTGATGATGGTGGAAACGCTCATCACAGCTTCACCAGAATTTATGAACCAGTTACCGCCCGAAGAACAAAAAGCGTATTTCCAGACGGCTCTTGACTTCATTTCGGAGCGTGTTGGAAAGCAGAATATCCTCTCCGCTGTCGTCCATATGGACGAGAGAACGCCCCATATGCACCTCTGCTTTGTGCCGATTACGCCAGACAATAAGCTGTCAGCGAAAGCTATCTTAGGCAACCAGAAATCATTATCCGAGTGGCAGACCGCCTACCATGAGCGGATGTCCTCACGGTGGAATCAGCTTGAACGGGGGCAGTCCTCAATGGAAACCAAGCGGAAACACGTCCCCACATGGCTCTATAAATTAGGCGGCAGGCTTGATAAACAGTATGAAGAAATCGTGTCTGCCCTATCCGACATCAACGCCTTTAACGCAGGGAAGAAAAGGGATAAAGCGTTAGATTTACTCTCTGCATGGCTGCCAGACGTGGAGAAATTCTCTAAGGAAATCGGGAAACAGCAGGCGTATATCGACAGTTTGAAAGAGAGAATTGGGCAGGAATCAGACTATGCGGGGCGTATGCGTGATGAAAAGTACGAGCAGGAACTAAAGGTGCAGAAAGCGAATCAGAAGATATTTGAATTGCAGAGAACCAACGAGCAGATGGGGCGGCTGCTGTCAAAAATACCGCCCGAAGTGTTGGAAGAATTGCAGAAAAATCATAGAAGCAGAGCGAAAGAAAGGTAG
- a CDS encoding sigma-70 family RNA polymerase sigma factor, translated as MAYNHGREDRKWRIWKEAEEKLLRECGVDEATIEQIRMADRADFNSNRRFYRWTNDVAEYLEDMAGRERQAEVGTVAELLEEIESENLYQVLVTVDGRTLKIVLLKMQGYSTKEIAPLVHLTTGAIYARLDHLRKKLRKIL; from the coding sequence ATGGCATACAACCACGGACGGGAGGACAGGAAATGGCGTATCTGGAAAGAAGCGGAGGAAAAGCTGCTGCGTGAGTGCGGCGTTGATGAAGCGACCATTGAGCAGATACGCATGGCGGACAGGGCAGACTTCAATTCCAACAGGCGGTTTTACCGATGGACGAATGACGTTGCGGAATATCTTGAGGACATGGCAGGCAGGGAGCGGCAGGCGGAAGTGGGTACGGTTGCGGAGTTACTGGAAGAGATTGAGAGCGAAAATCTCTATCAAGTATTAGTCACGGTGGACGGGCGTACCTTGAAAATCGTCCTGCTGAAAATGCAGGGGTATTCCACAAAGGAGATTGCCCCGCTTGTGCATTTGACGACTGGTGCCATCTATGCGAGGTTAGACCATCTGCGGAAGAAGCTGCGGAAAATTTTATAG
- a CDS encoding sigma-70 family RNA polymerase sigma factor, which translates to MVKYAPRKVYIRESGGYVELSYTEFCRCRESDQTYMDKLFIPIQGCLLEVVREQYTDFYRDKERWRYLQKLDTKNRLLSLDGFTDSEGNPLDFITDEAVDIAETVVNAVMVDRLKAALPLLSDSEQELIQAIFFDGLSEREVGARLGITQSVVNKRKARILIKLRKIIEN; encoded by the coding sequence ATGGTGAAATATGCACCAAGAAAGGTATATATCAGAGAAAGTGGCGGCTATGTGGAATTATCCTACACGGAGTTCTGCCGTTGCAGGGAATCCGACCAGACCTATATGGACAAGCTGTTTATCCCCATTCAAGGCTGTCTGCTTGAAGTCGTGAGGGAGCAATACACAGACTTCTACCGTGACAAGGAACGGTGGCGTTATCTGCAAAAATTAGATACAAAGAATAGACTGCTATCTCTCGACGGATTTACGGACAGCGAGGGGAATCCTCTGGACTTTATCACTGATGAAGCGGTGGACATTGCAGAAACCGTTGTCAATGCGGTCATGGTGGACAGGCTGAAAGCCGCCCTGCCTTTGCTGTCGGATAGTGAACAGGAGCTGATACAGGCAATCTTTTTTGACGGACTTTCCGAGCGTGAAGTCGGGGCGAGGTTGGGCATAACCCAGAGCGTTGTAAACAAACGCAAAGCCAGAATCCTAATAAAACTAAGAAAGATAATAGAAAATTAA
- a CDS encoding macro domain-containing protein, whose amino-acid sequence MPFKIVRNDITKVKADVIVNAANPNPICASGTDLAIYEAAGKEKLLAERANIGKIARGDIAVTGAYSLNAKYIIHTVGPVWTDGLHHEFEILEHCYRKSLQKALELKCESIAFPLISTGVYGFPKDKALQIAVSVFSQFLTENEMEIILVVFDKRSFQLSGQIVGDIDSYIDANYVREIHRKEYPLRSRRSTHVKELAEEDFNEEMLQREEDNYPLEEMTDTGMTELLMPLENISLEDQLANIGVSFHDKLFELIDEAHLDNKDVWKRANLDRKHFSKIQCDQNYHPKKKTVMALCIALQLDLEQSRDLLARADWAFSPSSKVDLIVQKAIIDKQYDIMQLNVTLFKYTNEILGV is encoded by the coding sequence ATGCCATTTAAGATTGTCCGAAACGATATAACAAAGGTAAAAGCAGATGTAATCGTGAATGCTGCCAATCCAAATCCGATATGTGCAAGTGGCACGGACTTAGCAATATATGAGGCAGCAGGAAAAGAAAAGCTTCTCGCAGAAAGAGCGAATATCGGCAAAATTGCAAGAGGTGATATTGCTGTCACTGGTGCATATAGCCTAAATGCAAAATATATTATTCATACAGTAGGACCGGTATGGACGGATGGATTGCACCATGAATTTGAAATTCTGGAGCACTGCTATCGTAAATCATTGCAAAAAGCATTGGAACTTAAGTGCGAGAGCATTGCATTTCCATTAATTTCGACAGGAGTATATGGATTTCCGAAGGATAAGGCATTACAGATTGCTGTGTCAGTATTCAGCCAGTTTCTTACTGAAAATGAAATGGAAATTATACTGGTAGTGTTTGATAAAAGGTCTTTTCAGCTGTCCGGTCAGATTGTTGGGGATATTGATTCTTATATAGATGCTAATTACGTCAGAGAAATCCATAGAAAAGAGTATCCGTTAAGGAGCAGAAGAAGTACTCATGTAAAAGAATTGGCAGAAGAAGATTTCAATGAAGAAATGCTTCAAAGAGAAGAAGACAACTATCCACTTGAGGAAATGACAGATACTGGCATGACAGAATTGCTCATGCCGTTAGAAAATATTTCATTGGAAGATCAGCTGGCCAATATAGGAGTTTCCTTTCATGATAAATTATTTGAGCTGATTGATGAAGCACATCTTGATAATAAGGATGTGTGGAAACGGGCAAACCTTGATAGGAAACATTTTTCAAAGATTCAGTGTGATCAGAATTATCATCCAAAGAAAAAGACAGTAATGGCACTCTGTATTGCACTTCAGCTTGATCTGGAACAGTCAAGAGATTTACTTGCCAGAGCGGACTGGGCATTTAGTCCAAGCAGTAAGGTGGATCTGATCGTGCAGAAGGCTATTATAGATAAGCAGTATGATATTATGCAGCTGAATGTAACATTGTTTAAGTATACGAATGAAATTCTTGGAGTATAG
- a CDS encoding ParB/RepB/Spo0J family partition protein — protein MKKQDFKVLKTKDLYPFPDNPFHVAEDETLSELAESIKEFGIVTPIITRPKEDGDGYEVIAGQRRVRASELAGINTVPAFVLPLDRDRAIITLVDSNLQRENILPSERAFAYKMKSEAMKRQGFRTDLTSSQVVTKLRTDDKVAQGFGVGRMTVQRFIRLTELIPPILQMVDEGKIALTPAVELSFLKKDEQENLFATMESEEATPSLSQAQRMKQLSQSGRLDMDTIFAIMTEEKGNQKETLKINTSKLKKYFPKNTTPKQMEETIIKLLERELQRKRNRDSR, from the coding sequence ATGAAGAAACAGGATTTTAAGGTGTTAAAGACCAAAGACTTGTACCCGTTCCCCGACAATCCGTTTCATGTGGCAGAAGATGAAACACTGTCAGAGTTAGCGGAAAGCATCAAGGAATTTGGCATTGTCACGCCGATAATCACACGCCCGAAAGAGGACGGGGACGGTTATGAAGTGATTGCAGGACAGCGGCGTGTCCGTGCTTCTGAACTTGCAGGGATAAATACCGTGCCTGCGTTTGTCCTGCCCTTAGACCGTGACCGAGCCATCATCACCCTTGTAGACAGCAATTTGCAGCGTGAGAATATCCTGCCATCGGAGCGGGCGTTTGCTTACAAGATGAAATCCGAAGCCATGAAGCGGCAGGGTTTCCGCACAGACTTAACCTCGTCACAAGTTGTGACGAAGTTGCGGACGGACGACAAGGTGGCACAGGGCTTCGGCGTGGGCAGGATGACCGTGCAGCGTTTTATCCGCCTGACGGAACTGATACCGCCGATTTTGCAGATGGTGGACGAGGGGAAAATCGCCCTCACGCCTGCGGTGGAACTGTCCTTCTTGAAGAAAGACGAGCAGGAAAACCTCTTTGCCACGATGGAGAGCGAAGAAGCAACGCCCTCACTCTCACAGGCACAGCGGATGAAACAGTTAAGCCAGAGCGGGCGGCTTGACATGGATACGATATTTGCGATTATGACGGAGGAAAAGGGCAACCAGAAAGAAACCTTGAAAATCAACACAAGCAAGCTGAAAAAATACTTTCCGAAGAACACAACGCCGAAGCAGATGGAGGAAACCATCATCAAACTTTTGGAGCGTGAGTTGCAGAGGAAACGCAACCGTGACAGCCGCTAA
- a CDS encoding cysteine-rich KTR domain-containing protein: MMKCEWILCPVCGSKTRNKIRKDTVLENYPLYCPKCRQERLIKVDNLKITVIKEPDA, encoded by the coding sequence ATGATGAAATGCGAATGGATATTGTGTCCTGTTTGTGGGAGCAAAACCCGTAATAAAATTAGGAAGGACACTGTTTTGGAGAATTATCCCCTTTATTGTCCAAAATGCAGACAAGAAAGATTGATTAAAGTTGACAACTTGAAGATAACTGTCATCAAAGAGCCAGACGCTTAA
- a CDS encoding recombinase family protein — protein sequence MAGIKEEKKIYLVGIYCRLSKDDGTDNESASIATQKSILTDYVKKQGWHIAKTYVDDGYSGTNFQRPSFQNMIKDIESGLINCVITKDLSRLGRNYLDCGLYLEVFFPEHNVRYIAVNDGVDTLNKSAMDITPFRNILNEMYAADISVKIKSAYRARFQQGKFMGTTAPYGYIKDPADHNHLLIDDKVAHVVKEIFDLALKGNGVAKICRHLNKQHILRPAAYAAERGETGFERHFEGNEDKRYIWSGNSVRSILRSPIYAGNLVGYKRIAANMKSKKRPSKLPEEWEVIPNTHEGIVTQEEFDIVQQLITSRRLPQNKGGFVNIFAGVIKCVDCGCALRAMNVHRRKRPEIIDCVQYSCNNYARNGRSECSAHNIEARDLFNAVLADINCFADMAVNDEKAVRAIEKRLTETDQSRAKALEKERKKLNKRLAELDRLFSSLYEDKVMERITERNFEMMSGKYQKEQLEIEARLKEVTETLNESYEKSRGIRDFLALIRNYQGLKELDATVINALIDKILVSEREKMADGTVKQEIKIYYKFIGFVDELHIIPTKRWAAMPAKNCTVCGVEYVPGSGASRYCPACAKKIRREKSNESKRRSREQKRIACMNCPQKMTD from the coding sequence ATGGCAGGAATCAAAGAAGAAAAGAAAATCTATTTAGTCGGCATTTATTGCCGCTTATCTAAAGACGATGGTACGGATAACGAGAGTGCGAGCATTGCGACACAGAAATCCATCCTCACGGATTATGTGAAAAAGCAGGGATGGCACATAGCAAAAACGTATGTGGACGATGGTTATTCTGGTACAAATTTCCAAAGACCAAGTTTCCAGAATATGATAAAAGACATTGAAAGCGGTCTGATAAACTGCGTGATTACGAAAGATTTATCCCGTCTGGGGAGAAACTATCTTGATTGTGGGTTATATCTGGAAGTTTTCTTCCCAGAGCATAACGTGAGGTATATAGCGGTCAATGACGGCGTAGATACCTTGAATAAATCTGCTATGGACATCACGCCTTTCCGCAACATTTTAAACGAAATGTATGCCGCTGACATATCTGTTAAGATAAAATCGGCATATCGGGCGAGGTTTCAACAGGGGAAATTCATGGGAACTACCGCCCCTTATGGCTATATCAAAGACCCTGCCGACCACAACCATCTGCTGATAGATGATAAAGTGGCACATGTTGTAAAAGAGATATTCGACCTTGCATTAAAAGGGAATGGAGTTGCCAAAATTTGCAGACATCTTAATAAACAGCATATCCTACGCCCTGCCGCTTATGCGGCGGAGCGTGGCGAAACAGGCTTTGAACGTCATTTTGAGGGGAACGAGGACAAACGCTATATTTGGAGTGGGAACAGCGTGAGGAGCATTTTAAGAAGCCCGATATATGCGGGAAATCTTGTAGGCTACAAACGGATTGCCGCCAATATGAAAAGCAAGAAACGCCCCTCTAAGCTGCCCGAAGAATGGGAAGTGATACCCAATACCCATGAGGGAATAGTCACGCAGGAGGAATTTGATATTGTCCAACAGCTTATTACAAGTCGTAGGCTTCCACAGAACAAGGGAGGATTTGTAAATATTTTTGCAGGCGTTATCAAGTGTGTGGACTGCGGATGTGCTCTGCGGGCAATGAACGTACACAGGAGGAAACGCCCAGAGATTATCGACTGTGTACAGTATTCATGTAATAATTATGCAAGAAACGGAAGAAGCGAGTGTAGTGCCCACAATATAGAAGCAAGGGATTTATTCAATGCCGTTCTTGCCGACATCAACTGTTTTGCGGATATGGCAGTGAATGATGAAAAGGCGGTCAGGGCCATAGAAAAGCGGCTCACGGAAACAGACCAGAGCAGGGCGAAAGCATTAGAGAAAGAACGTAAGAAGCTGAACAAACGCCTTGCGGAACTGGACAGGCTGTTTTCCTCTCTCTACGAGGATAAGGTCATGGAGCGTATTACCGAGCGGAATTTTGAGATGATGTCGGGGAAATACCAGAAAGAGCAGCTTGAAATTGAAGCAAGGCTGAAAGAGGTGACGGAAACTCTTAATGAAAGCTACGAGAAATCACGGGGAATCCGTGACTTCCTCGCCCTTATCCGAAATTATCAAGGCTTAAAAGAACTGGATGCAACAGTTATAAACGCACTCATAGACAAGATACTTGTTTCGGAGCGTGAGAAGATGGCAGACGGAACAGTGAAGCAGGAAATCAAGATTTACTATAAATTCATCGGCTTTGTCGATGAATTACATATCATACCTACAAAACGGTGGGCAGCAATGCCCGCTAAAAATTGTACGGTGTGCGGCGTTGAATATGTCCCGGGCTCTGGTGCATCAAGGTATTGTCCTGCTTGTGCCAAGAAGATACGGAGGGAGAAATCAAACGAGAGCAAACGCAGGAGCAGAGAACAGAAAAGGATAGCATGTATGAACTGTCCGCAAAAAATGACCGACTGA
- a CDS encoding AAA family ATPase, translating into MQKLQTVNAETLLYEPLEKPSFVVDSLIPTGLSLFCGSQKIGKSWLMLKLCLCVSQGIPLWDMPTMEGDVLYLCLEDTFCRIQDRLFRLTDEASGRLHFAVASCKLSDGLIVQLEDYLKDYPDSRLIVIDTLQKVRTASKDNAYASDYGDISLIKDFADRHSLAVIVVHHIRKQNDSDVFNKVSGTTGLTGSADATFVLEKEKRASDTAKLYVTGRDTPYQEYTLRFRDCRWELVERKTQEQLAKETIPDVLFRLVDFMRDKEEWIGTATELLAAMGETETIPTVITKWLNEYRTTFLSENRICYQYSRRKDGRRIALARRAGDSGDGGDSDIRIPPCYCH; encoded by the coding sequence ATGCAGAAGTTACAGACAGTCAACGCCGAAACGCTCCTTTATGAACCGCTTGAGAAACCATCCTTTGTGGTGGACAGCCTTATCCCGACAGGCTTATCGCTGTTCTGCGGCTCACAGAAGATAGGCAAAAGCTGGCTCATGCTGAAGCTATGCTTATGCGTGTCGCAGGGAATCCCTTTATGGGATATGCCGACAATGGAGGGCGATGTGCTTTACCTCTGCCTTGAGGACACGTTCTGCCGCATACAGGACAGGTTATTTCGTTTGACGGACGAAGCAAGCGGGCGGCTCCACTTTGCCGTGGCAAGCTGCAAGCTGTCAGACGGTCTTATCGTGCAGCTTGAAGATTATCTGAAAGATTACCCAGACAGCAGGCTCATTGTCATTGATACCTTGCAGAAAGTCCGTACAGCTTCAAAAGACAATGCCTATGCAAGCGACTATGGGGACATCTCCCTCATCAAAGACTTTGCCGACAGGCACTCTCTGGCGGTCATTGTCGTACACCACATCCGAAAGCAGAATGACAGCGACGTGTTCAACAAGGTGTCTGGGACGACAGGATTAACGGGGAGTGCGGACGCTACCTTTGTTCTGGAAAAGGAGAAACGTGCGTCTGACACCGCCAAGCTGTATGTGACGGGCAGGGACACGCCTTATCAGGAATACACGCTGCGTTTCCGTGATTGCCGTTGGGAGCTTGTGGAGCGGAAAACGCAGGAGCAGCTTGCGAAAGAAACGATACCAGATGTCCTTTTTCGGTTGGTGGATTTTATGAGGGATAAGGAAGAATGGATAGGCACGGCAACGGAACTGTTAGCCGCTATGGGGGAAACGGAAACCATACCCACGGTGATTACGAAATGGCTGAATGAATACCGCACCACATTTTTAAGCGAGAACCGTATCTGCTACCAGTACAGCCGCAGGAAAGACGGCAGGCGGATTGCCCTTGCAAGGAGGGCGGGTGACAGCGGTGATGGTGGTGACAGCGATATTAGGATACCCCCCTGTTACTGTCATTGA
- the tet(O) gene encoding tetracycline resistance ribosomal protection protein Tet(O), whose product MKIINLGILAHVDAGKTTLTESLLYTSGAIAELGSVDEGTTRTDTMNLERQRGITIQTAVTSFQWEDVKVNIIDTPGHMDFLAEVYRSLSVLDGAVLLVSAKDGIQAQTRILFHALQIMKIPTIFFINKIDQEGIDLPMVYREMKAKLSSEIIVKQKVGQHPHINVTDNDDMEQWDAVIMGNDELLEKYMSGKPFKMSELEQEENRRFQNGTLFPVYHGSAKNNLGIRQLIEVIASKFYSSTPEGQSELCGQVFKIEYSEKRRRFVYVRIYSGTLHLRDVIRISEKEKIKITEMCVPTNGEIVPADHACPGEIVILADDTLKLNDILGNEKLLPHKTRIDNPMPLLRTTVEPQKPEQREALLNALAEIADTDPLLKYYVDTTTHEIILSFLGNVQMEVICAILEEKYHVEAEIKEPTVIYMERPLRKAEYTIHIEVPPNPFWASVGLSIEPLPIGSGVQYESRVSLGYLNQSFQNAVMEGVLYGCEQGLYGWKVTDCKICFEYGLYYSPVSTPADFRLLSPIVLEQALKKAGTELLEPYLHFEIYAPQEYLSRAYHDAPRYCADIVSTQIKNDEVILKGEIPARCIQEYRNDLTYFTNGQGVCLTELKGYQPAIGKFICQPRRPNSRIDKVRHMFHKLA is encoded by the coding sequence ATGAAAATAATTAACTTAGGCATTCTGGCTCACGTTGACGCAGGAAAGACAACATTAACGGAAAGTTTATTGTATACCAGTGGTGCAATTGCAGAACTAGGGAGCGTAGATGAAGGCACAACAAGGACAGATACAATGAATTTGGAGCGTCAAAGGGGAATCACTATCCAGACAGCAGTGACATCTTTTCAGTGGGAGGATGTAAAAGTCAACATTATAGATACGCCAGGCCATATGGATTTTTTGGCGGAAGTATACCGTTCTTTATCCGTATTAGACGGAGCAGTATTATTAGTTTCTGCAAAGGATGGCATACAGGCACAGACCCGTATACTGTTTCATGCACTACAGATAATGAAGATTCCGACAATTTTTTTCATCAATAAAATTGACCAAGAGGGGATTGATTTGCCAATGGTATATCGGGAAATGAAAGCAAAGCTTTCTTCGGAAATTATAGTGAAGCAAAAGGTTGGGCAGCATCCCCATATAAATGTAACGGACAATGACGATATGGAACAGTGGGATGCGGTAATTATGGGAAACGATGAACTATTAGAGAAATATATGTCAGGGAAACCGTTTAAAATGTCAGAACTGGAACAGGAAGAAAACAGGAGATTCCAAAACGGAACGTTATTTCCCGTTTATCACGGAAGCGCTAAAAACAATCTGGGGATTCGGCAGCTTATAGAAGTAATTGCCAGTAAATTTTATTCATCAACGCCTGAAGGTCAATCTGAACTATGCGGGCAGGTTTTTAAGATTGAATATTCAGAGAAAAGGCGGCGTTTTGTTTATGTGCGTATATATAGCGGAACATTGCATTTGAGGGATGTTATTAGAATATCTGAAAAAGAGAAAATAAAAATCACAGAGATGTGTGTTCCGACAAATGGTGAAATCGTCCCGGCTGACCATGCCTGTCCGGGAGAAATTGTTATTTTAGCTGATGATACTTTGAAACTGAACGACATTCTGGGAAATGAAAAACTCCTGCCTCACAAAACACGGATTGATAATCCCATGCCATTACTTCGGACAACGGTAGAGCCGCAAAAGCCGGAGCAAAGGGAAGCCCTGTTAAATGCCCTCGCAGAGATTGCTGATACAGACCCTCTTTTAAAATATTATGTGGATACTACAACGCATGAGATTATACTTTCTTTTTTGGGGAATGTGCAGATGGAAGTCATTTGTGCCATCCTTGAGGAAAAATATCATGTGGAGGCAGAAATAAAAGAGCCTACTGTTATATATATGGAAAGACCGCTTAGAAAAGCAGAATATACCATCCACATAGAAGTCCCGCCAAATCCTTTCTGGGCTTCTGTCGGGTTGTCCATAGAGCCGCTCCCTATTGGAAGCGGAGTGCAGTATGAAAGCAGAGTTTCACTTGGATATTTAAATCAATCGTTCCAAAATGCGGTTATGGAGGGGGTTCTTTATGGCTGCGAGCAGGGGCTGTATGGATGGAAAGTGACAGACTGTAAAATCTGTTTTGAATATGGATTGTATTATAGTCCTGTAAGTACCCCCGCAGACTTTCGGCTGCTTTCCCCTATCGTATTGGAGCAGGCTTTAAAAAAAGCAGGGACAGAACTATTAGAGCCATATCTCCACTTTGAAATTTATGCACCGCAGGAATATCTCTCACGGGCGTATCATGATGCTCCAAGGTATTGTGCAGATATTGTAAGTACTCAGATAAAGAATGACGAGGTCATTCTGAAAGGAGAAATCCCTGCTAGATGTATTCAAGAATACAGGAACGATTTAACTTATTTCACAAATGGGCAGGGAGTCTGCTTGACAGAGTTAAAAGGATACCAGCCAGCTATTGGTAAATTTATTTGCCAACCCCGCCGCCCGAATAGCCGTATAGATAAGGTTCGGCATATGTTCCACAAGTTAGCTTAA
- a CDS encoding TnpV protein, whose amino-acid sequence MAKSLFEELGGKYERQGDYLIPCLTVPAEEEQAIGIWGQRHLDYLKQYRKVTYTNLLTSGRLNAYLADINRQAQERFERLIEGMKQAQGITEQLKAENALEWTGCLNNIRACAREIVEKEIIFA is encoded by the coding sequence ATGGCAAAATCATTATTTGAGGAACTGGGCGGCAAATACGAAAGGCAAGGGGATTATTTGATACCGTGCTTAACTGTACCCGCCGAAGAAGAACAGGCAATAGGCATCTGGGGGCAACGGCATTTAGATTATCTAAAACAGTACCGTAAAGTTACATACACCAATCTTCTTACAAGCGGCAGGCTAAACGCCTACCTTGCCGACATCAACAGACAGGCACAGGAACGCTTTGAAAGGCTCATAGAGGGTATGAAACAGGCACAGGGCATAACGGAACAGCTAAAGGCAGAAAACGCCTTAGAATGGACAGGATGCCTCAATAACATAAGGGCTTGTGCGAGGGAGATTGTGGAAAAGGAAATTATTTTTGCATAA
- a CDS encoding YdbC family protein, with protein sequence MREIQYEIVKEIAVLSTGDSGYTKEINLISWNGKEPKYDIRSFSPNREKCGKGITLNADEAAALLKALQKELNSED encoded by the coding sequence ATGAGAGAAATCCAGTATGAAATCGTAAAGGAAATCGCAGTATTGTCTACGGGCGACAGTGGCTACACAAAGGAAATCAATCTCATTTCATGGAATGGGAAAGAGCCGAAGTATGACATCCGCAGCTTTTCCCCGAACCGTGAAAAGTGCGGCAAGGGAATCACGCTGAACGCTGATGAAGCGGCGGCACTCCTTAAAGCATTACAGAAAGAATTAAACAGCGAGGATTAA